In Penicillium oxalicum strain HP7-1 chromosome I, whole genome shotgun sequence, a single window of DNA contains:
- a CDS encoding Developmental regulatory protein wetA, with the protein MFAQPFDHSFNDIFHQYVNLDTSAPDCKDPVLTSSWDQFFPLDALSSDCGDLSPTVSTSKRHPPSPQPWPQDWSLQDDSCIADQFAFSDTIQPSAISEQASTTTYETPARPTLAHRATIAVSPSTPPVTPQRKATKSALLTPKSIRHRNPNERRALLRKQSFSPSLMQSTISKGRMSYPEAWAQRIQNFTLTGSDDRLPLSPPPSDVLLQQGHLGDNASVQHPRTSAEMAAQYDAHLFQPSPTIPMPSPSAEALARHSQQYMNHSGSSALTNSSPSSVDDIFSTSHSSDPHSLSSCYSDSLTASLSFTPDLQSQEAQWWSPMPARVSQQTTNYHPVVSSPAPQRPLPTTHNQPDMMQGGLMIQMDPSFDMSTEPSLLPMSGQKYMAPYSATPAHNISRSPSQSPTSGSPKDSSSSAKGAHSRKHSRKLSGQSTTTPKPVKSSTSPRGANKSVNVSFVNFTAHDSKKILTGVAPSGSSKTKARREQEARERRRKMSEAALRAVRNAGGNVEALEAVFY; encoded by the coding sequence ATGTTCGCCCAACCGTTCGACCACTCGTTCAATGACATTTTCCACCAATACGTCAATCTGGACACCTCTGCACCCGATTGTAAAGATCCCGTGCTTACCAGCAGTTGGGACCAATTTTTCCCGCTCGATGCTCTGTCGAGCGACTGTGGCGATCTCTCCCCCACTGTCTCCACTTCGAAGCGCCATCCTCCATCACCGCAACCTTGGCCTCAAGACTGGTCCCTGCAGGACGACAGCTGTATTGCGGATCAATTTGCTTTTTCAGACACCATTCAACCCTCTGCCATTTCTGAACAAGCTTCAACGACAACTTACGAGACCCCAGCCCGGCCGACACTAGCTCACCGTGCCACCATTGCTGTCTCTCCATCGACCCCTCCAGTGACTCCTCAGCGCAAAGCGACAAAGAGCGCGCTCCTTACACCCAAGTCCATTCGCCATCGGAACCCGAATGAGCGTCGAGCCTTGCTGCGCAAGCAAAGTTTCTCTCCCAGCTTGATGCAATCAACCATCTCCAAGGGAAGAATGTCTTACCCTGAGGCTTGGGCCCAACGGATTCAGAACTTCACTCTCACCGGCTCGGATGACCGTCTGCCTCtgtctccccctccttccgaTGTGCTCTTGCAGCAGGGACATCTCGGGGACAACGCGTCGGTACAGCATCCACGAACCTCCGCAGAGATGGCCGCGCAGTATGATGCCCACCTCTTTCAGCCATCACCCACAATTCCTATGCCATCTCCTTCTGCCGAGGCCCTCGCTCGTCACTCGCAACAGTATATGAACCACTCGGGCTCGTCGGCCTTGACCAACTCCAGTCCTTCGTCTGTAGACgacatcttctccacctcccacTCCTCTGATCCTCACTCGCTTTCTTCATGCTACTCCGACTCTCTCACTGCGTCTCTGTCGTTTACGCCCGATTTGCAGAGCCAAGAAGCCCAATGGTGGTCTCCCATGCCGGCCCGAGTCTCTCAACAAACGACCAACTACCACCCTGTGGTCTCATCACCGGCGCCCCAGCGCCCTTTGCCCACCACTCACAACCAGCCAGACATGATGCAAGGGGGGCTGATGATCCAAATGGATCCCTCCTTTGATATGTCGACCGAGCCTTCGTTGCTCCCAATGAGCGGCCAGAAATACATGGCCCCCTATTCTGCCACTCCGGCTCACAACATCTCCCGCTCTCCATCCCAGTCTCCTACCAGTGGATCTCCCAAGGATTCCAGCAGCAGCGCCAAAGGCGCCCACAGCCGCAAGCACAGCAGAAAGCTTTCAGGTCAGAGCACAACCACGCCCAAGCCCGTCAAGAGCTCTACTAGTCCTCGTGGGGCAAATAAGTCGGTCAACGTGTCCTTTGTCAACTTCACAGCCCATGATAGCAAGAAGATTCTTACTGGCGTTGCACCCTCAGGGAgctccaagaccaaggctcgACGAGAGCAAGAGGCCCGAGAACGTCGTCGCAAGATGAGTGAGGCTGCTCTACGTGCCGTTCGCAATGCTGGCGGAAATGTTGAGGCTTTGGAAGCCGTCTTTTATTGA
- a CDS encoding Protein ORM1, with protein MDGAQRLSPNTQKQGRRRRSSSIIYQEPPESMEQISDQAALPNLNANWVNAKGAWTIHFVLIAALKILFDIIPGVSQETSWTLTNISYMFGSFLMFHWVRGIPFEFNAGAYDNLNMWEQIDNGDQYTPAKKFLLCVPIVLFLLSTHYTHYDLTYFTINCLATLAVVIPKLPFSHRLRIGLFSDIPDDS; from the exons ATGGACGGAGCGCAGCGCCTTTCTCCCAACACGCAAAAGCAGGGCCGCCGCCGGCGGTCCAGCAGCATCATTTATCAGGAACCGCCCGAGTCGATGGAACAGATCAGCGACCAGGCTGCGCTTCCCAACTTGAACGCCAACTGGGTCAATGCCAAGG GTGCCTGGACGATCCATTTTGTGCTGATCGCCGCACTCAAAATCCTCTTCGACATCATTCCGGGAGTCTCGCAGGAGACTTCCTGGACTCTCACCAACATCAGCTACATGTTCGGCTCCTTCCTTATGTTCCACTGGGTGAGGGGTATTCCGTTCGAATTCAATGCGGGCGCCTACGACAATCTCAACATGTGGGAACAAATCGACAATGGAGATCAGTACACGCCGGCCAAGAAGTTCCTGCTCTGCGTGCCGATtgtgctcttcctcctcagcACCCATTATACCCACTATGACCTTACCTATTTCACAATCAACTGTCTGGCAACCCTTGCGGTTGTCATTCCCAAGTTGCCCTTT TCGCATCGGCTGCGGATAGGTCTTTTCTCCGACATACCCGACGACTCATAG
- a CDS encoding putative hydrolase yields MSNTNATTTGCGHLRPRRFAPLGTGKSSDAPTLKGIVFDVDGTLCLPQHHMFTEMRDALGIDKSIDILDHIRDLPTAEDRDAAIARIQAVERRAMLEQEPQPGLVKLMEYLQSRGLRRALCTRNFETPVQYLLQNHLPSHEFLPIITRDTPNVLPKPDPAGILHIAQEWGLTNRAENMIMVGDSLDDMTSGHEAGAATVLVVNERNGHLQEHPHTDLCIRRLDELVDILEGGFLGREENGQHEQKP; encoded by the exons ATGTCAAACACCAACGCCACCACCACGGGCTGTGgccatctccgccctcgACGATTCGCGCCACTGGGTACTGGGAAGAGCTCTGATGCTCCCACCCTCAAGGGAATTGTGTTTGATGTGGATGGTACTTTATG TCTTCCACAACATCATATGTTCACGGAGATGAG AGATGCTCTCGGCATCGACAAATCTATCGATATTCTCGACCACATCCGGGACTTGCCCACAGCGGAAGACCGTGACGCGGCCATTGCCCGAATCCAGGCCGTAGAGCGACGCGCCATGCTGGAACAAGAGCCACAGCCGGGTCTCGTCAAGCTCATGGAATATCTGCAATCTCGTGGTCTTCGTCGAGCTCTTTGCACTCGGAATTTCGA GACTCCGGTTCAATATCTCCTACAGAACCATCTTCCTTCGCATGAATTTTTACCTATCATTACTCGGGATACTCCCAATGTGCTCCCAAAGCCTGACCCCGCCGGGATCTTGCACATTGCCCAGGAATGGGGTTTGACTAATCGTGCAGAGAATATGATCATG GTGGGAGATAGCCTGGATGATATGACATCAGGCCATGAGGCTGGCGCGGCAACAGTACTGGTGGTGAATGAGCGGAATGGCCATCTCCAGGAGCACCCTCACACTGATCTGTGTATCCGTCGTCTTGATGAGCTAGTCGACATCCTCGAGGGCGGATTTCTAGGCCGTGAGGAGAATGGACAGCATGAGCAGAAACCATGA